Proteins from a single region of Trichoderma asperellum chromosome 3, complete sequence:
- a CDS encoding uncharacterized protein (EggNog:ENOG41) encodes MVNVKKYSAEIERDYRFLIAELAVLARDNNFVAWRRKVGVCGVAGDSSSGVKVSWIDSLHSSSFSAGGKLLPQIFTYLLPIMESGDGPYVTRPSSSNLWGSSTAGIAAPRNRSRVACQACNQRKVRCDVVHTGGNPCSKCQRDGGSCVILPRKKHRPRRKKGEQLPLSDINRGDSGISYPKTAATGRLSEPPIDAIQEDDYGQAAPEAALSEDTSFTYIGDRRGPRHSVYDLCHPESPEETLHIPPVISTTTSHKPHELEYMRLQGVFSKLPDEVCDELIRCYFQHVHFVLPIIDAPAFLNDYCSNGSRNISLLLYWSMLLAAANFVDTDVLRKAGFASRKAMKTAMYERAKCLYDVDRGTDKLVLIQSVILLGFWYTDPQDHTGAWYWIGIAISLSQNIGLHRSSRLRGRTKKPPSTARESLMRRIWWACVVRDRWVSLARGRPMRIHSEDCDTPFPVVEDVLNELESVTNPGSAKFIPTDSRALAEMWIRLVKICDTLGNILRVHYRVNGIVPTMAEIDKYAQELQSLAQDEVTSGDSSEELSIHAHQIDLYYQASIAILYRPYALSRSSSLPVGAHSHWRQTATSRAREAASHTNGLLQSLIELDAIRYLKPMIITAMIPAMQIHLYDCKSSNSLIRGLAENKLQLHMLVLSNLRGTYWSADVMYRLFERAQTILKKGSSQASKKDKNSDSHLSHVAISESTGDRSFMHAQQQLQLQPSPAPQQPQPNGISMLMTPEAAMMMSDQQPANPWFSDSPHFSDVDQLLSPDFYLSEDVFPDFVLGYENSAVYGPLVVGSSKMSDGILR; translated from the exons ATGGTCAATGTGAAGAAATATTCGGCAGAAATCGAACGCGACTATCGATTCTTAATTGCCGAATTAGCCGTTCTAGCTCGCGACAACAACTTCGTCGCTTGGCGCCGAAAAGTTGGGGTTTGTGGCGTAGCTGGGGATTCTTCATCCGGAGTAAAAGTAAGCTGGATCGACTCCCTGCATTCATCTTCGTTTTCTGCCGGCGGCAAACTTCTTCCCCAGATATTTACTTATCTTTTACCGATCATGGAATCTGGGGATGGCCCATATGTGACgcggcccagcagcagcaacctaTGGGGCAGCAGTACTGCGGGTATAGCTGCTCCACGCAATCGTTCACGCGTTGCTTGCCAAGCCTGTAATCAGCGAAAAGTGCGTTGTGATGTGGTTCACACTGGCGGTAACCCATGTTCAAAATGTCAGCGAGACGGGGGATCTTGCGTGATTCTTCCTCGCAAAAAGCATCG ACCTCGGAGGAAAAAGGGCGAACAACTGCCGTTATCGGATATAAACCGAGGCGATTCTGGAATCTCATACCCAAAGactgctgctactggcaGGCTGTCAGAGCCGCCCATTGATGCTATACAAG AAGATGATTATGGCCAAGCCGCGCCGGAGGCAGCTTTGTCAGAAGACACCTCATTCACTTACATCG GTGATAGACGCGGCCCGCGTCACTCTGTATATGACCTTTGTCATCCTGAATCTCCCGAAGAAACCTTGCATATACCCCCCGTTATATCTACAACAACATCTCACAAACCTCATGAGTTGGAATACATGCGTCTTCAAGGCGTCTTTTCCAAGCTTCCAGATGAGGTGTGCGACGAGCTGATACGATGCTACTTTCAGCATGTTCACTTCGTCCTCCCGATAATTGATGCGCCTGCATTTCTCAACGATTACTGCAGCAATGGCTCTCGGAACATCAGCCTATTGCTTTATTGGAGCATGCTATTGGCCGCGGCAAAT TTTGTCGATACAGATGTCTTGCGAAAAGCAGGTTTCGCTAGTAGGAAGGCGATGAAAACTGCAATGTATGAACGCGCCAAA TGCCTCTATGATGTCGATCGAGGAACCGACAAGCTGGTGCTCATTCAGTCAGTCATTTTATTGGGCTTCTGGTATACTGATCCGCAAGATCACACTGGAGCTTGGTACTGGATAGGCATTGCCATTTCTCTGTCCCAAAATATCGGCCTCCATAGATCTTCTCGCTTGAGGGGCCGTACAAAGAAACCGCCTTCAACAGCGCGAGAGTCTCTGATGCGTCGCATATGGTGGGCATGTGTTGTCAGAGATCGATGGGTGTCTTTGGCTCGGGGTCGTCCAATGCGAATTCACAGCGAAGATTGTGATACCCCCTTTCCTGTGGTAGAGGACGTTTTGAACGAGCTAGAATCTGTCACAAACCCAGGAAGTGCCAAATTTATTCCCACCGATTCGAGAGCTCTGGCAGAGATGTGGATTCGGCTTGTAAAGATATGCGATACTCTGGGAAACATCTTGAGAGTTCATTATCGTGTGAATGGGATTGTACCTACAATGGCGGAGATTGACAAATATGCACAAGAGCTGCAATCGTTGGCGCAAGACGAAGTGACCTCGGGGGACTCCAGCGAGGAGCTAAGCATTCATGCGCATCAGATCGATTTATACTACCA AGCTTCAATTGCAATACTTTACCGGCCATACGCCTTGAGTCGATCCAGCTCTCTCCCGGTTGGGGCACATTCCCACTGGAGACAAACGGCTACAAGCCGAGCTCGTGAAGCTGCATCGCATACAAACGGGTTGCTGCAGAGTCTCATTGAGCTTGATGCTATACGATACTTGAAGCCAATGAT AATAACGGCAATGATTCCTGCTATGCAGATTCATCTATACGACTGTAAATCATCCAATTCTTTAATCCGCGGTCTTGCAGAGAACAAACTTCAGCTTCATATGCTTGTGCTATCAAATTTGAGAGGGACGTACTGGAGCGCCGATGTCATGTACCGACTGTTTGAACGGGCTCAGACGATACTAAAGAAAGGGAGTTCCCAAGCATCAAAAAAGGATAAGAACTCGGACAGTCATCTCAGCCATGTAGCTATCTCTGAGAGCACTGGTGACCGCAGTTTTATGCATGCTCAACAACAATTGCAGTTACAGCCATCACCAGCGCCacaacagcctcagccgAATGGCATCTCTATGCTCATGACACCAGAGGCcgcaatgatgatgagcgACCAACAACCAGCCAACCCCTGGTTTAGCGATTCCCCGCACTTTAGCGACGTTGACCAGCTACTTAGTCCTGACTTTTACCTCTCTGAGGATGTTTTTCCGGACTTTGTTCTTGGCTACGAAAACAGTGCCGTCTACGGCCCGCTTGTTGTGGGATCAAGCAAGATGAGTGACGGGATTCTACGATAA
- a CDS encoding uncharacterized protein (EggNog:ENOG41), whose product MESGDGPYVTRPSSSNLWGSSTAGIAAPRNRSRVACQACNQRKVRCDVVHTGGNPCSKCQRDGGSCVILPRKKHRPRRKKGEQLPLSDINRGDSGISYPKTAATGRLSEPPIDAIQGRDVPEHSYSYVLLASRSQSKSNVMSIEDDYGQAAPEAALSEDTSFTYIGDRRGPRHSVYDLCHPESPEETLHIPPVISTTTSHKPHELEYMRLQGVFSKLPDEVCDELIRCYFQHVHFVLPIIDAPAFLNDYCSNGSRNISLLLYWSMLLAAANFVDTDVLRKAGFASRKAMKTAMYERAKCLYDVDRGTDKLVLIQSVILLGFWYTDPQDHTGAWYWIGIAISLSQNIGLHRSSRLRGRTKKPPSTARESLMRRIWWACVVRDRWVSLARGRPMRIHSEDCDTPFPVVEDVLNELESVTNPGSAKFIPTDSRALAEMWIRLVKICDTLGNILRVHYRVNGIVPTMAEIDKYAQELQSLAQDEVTSGDSSEELSIHAHQIDLYYQASIAILYRPYALSRSSSLPVGAHSHWRQTATSRAREAASHTNGLLQSLIELDAIRYLKPMIITAMIPAMQIHLYDCKSSNSLIRGLAENKLQLHMLVLSNLRGTYWSADVMYRLFERAQTILKKGSSQASKKDKNSDSHLSHVAISESTGDRSFMHAQQQLQLQPSPAPQQPQPNGISMLMTPEAAMMMSDQQPANPWFSDSPHFSDVDQLLSPDFYLSEDVFPDFVLGYENSAVYGPLVVGSSKMSDGILR is encoded by the exons ATGGAATCTGGGGATGGCCCATATGTGACgcggcccagcagcagcaacctaTGGGGCAGCAGTACTGCGGGTATAGCTGCTCCACGCAATCGTTCACGCGTTGCTTGCCAAGCCTGTAATCAGCGAAAAGTGCGTTGTGATGTGGTTCACACTGGCGGTAACCCATGTTCAAAATGTCAGCGAGACGGGGGATCTTGCGTGATTCTTCCTCGCAAAAAGCATCG ACCTCGGAGGAAAAAGGGCGAACAACTGCCGTTATCGGATATAAACCGAGGCGATTCTGGAATCTCATACCCAAAGactgctgctactggcaGGCTGTCAGAGCCGCCCATTGATGCTATACAAGGTAGAGACGTTCCAGAACACTCCTATAGCTATGTGCTCTTGGCATCAAGATCACAGTCTAAAAGTAATGTCATGAGTATAGAAGATGATTATGGCCAAGCCGCGCCGGAGGCAGCTTTGTCAGAAGACACCTCATTCACTTACATCG GTGATAGACGCGGCCCGCGTCACTCTGTATATGACCTTTGTCATCCTGAATCTCCCGAAGAAACCTTGCATATACCCCCCGTTATATCTACAACAACATCTCACAAACCTCATGAGTTGGAATACATGCGTCTTCAAGGCGTCTTTTCCAAGCTTCCAGATGAGGTGTGCGACGAGCTGATACGATGCTACTTTCAGCATGTTCACTTCGTCCTCCCGATAATTGATGCGCCTGCATTTCTCAACGATTACTGCAGCAATGGCTCTCGGAACATCAGCCTATTGCTTTATTGGAGCATGCTATTGGCCGCGGCAAAT TTTGTCGATACAGATGTCTTGCGAAAAGCAGGTTTCGCTAGTAGGAAGGCGATGAAAACTGCAATGTATGAACGCGCCAAA TGCCTCTATGATGTCGATCGAGGAACCGACAAGCTGGTGCTCATTCAGTCAGTCATTTTATTGGGCTTCTGGTATACTGATCCGCAAGATCACACTGGAGCTTGGTACTGGATAGGCATTGCCATTTCTCTGTCCCAAAATATCGGCCTCCATAGATCTTCTCGCTTGAGGGGCCGTACAAAGAAACCGCCTTCAACAGCGCGAGAGTCTCTGATGCGTCGCATATGGTGGGCATGTGTTGTCAGAGATCGATGGGTGTCTTTGGCTCGGGGTCGTCCAATGCGAATTCACAGCGAAGATTGTGATACCCCCTTTCCTGTGGTAGAGGACGTTTTGAACGAGCTAGAATCTGTCACAAACCCAGGAAGTGCCAAATTTATTCCCACCGATTCGAGAGCTCTGGCAGAGATGTGGATTCGGCTTGTAAAGATATGCGATACTCTGGGAAACATCTTGAGAGTTCATTATCGTGTGAATGGGATTGTACCTACAATGGCGGAGATTGACAAATATGCACAAGAGCTGCAATCGTTGGCGCAAGACGAAGTGACCTCGGGGGACTCCAGCGAGGAGCTAAGCATTCATGCGCATCAGATCGATTTATACTACCA AGCTTCAATTGCAATACTTTACCGGCCATACGCCTTGAGTCGATCCAGCTCTCTCCCGGTTGGGGCACATTCCCACTGGAGACAAACGGCTACAAGCCGAGCTCGTGAAGCTGCATCGCATACAAACGGGTTGCTGCAGAGTCTCATTGAGCTTGATGCTATACGATACTTGAAGCCAATGAT AATAACGGCAATGATTCCTGCTATGCAGATTCATCTATACGACTGTAAATCATCCAATTCTTTAATCCGCGGTCTTGCAGAGAACAAACTTCAGCTTCATATGCTTGTGCTATCAAATTTGAGAGGGACGTACTGGAGCGCCGATGTCATGTACCGACTGTTTGAACGGGCTCAGACGATACTAAAGAAAGGGAGTTCCCAAGCATCAAAAAAGGATAAGAACTCGGACAGTCATCTCAGCCATGTAGCTATCTCTGAGAGCACTGGTGACCGCAGTTTTATGCATGCTCAACAACAATTGCAGTTACAGCCATCACCAGCGCCacaacagcctcagccgAATGGCATCTCTATGCTCATGACACCAGAGGCcgcaatgatgatgagcgACCAACAACCAGCCAACCCCTGGTTTAGCGATTCCCCGCACTTTAGCGACGTTGACCAGCTACTTAGTCCTGACTTTTACCTCTCTGAGGATGTTTTTCCGGACTTTGTTCTTGGCTACGAAAACAGTGCCGTCTACGGCCCGCTTGTTGTGGGATCAAGCAAGATGAGTGACGGGATTCTACGATAA
- a CDS encoding uncharacterized protein (EggNog:ENOG41) translates to MTKADQEIYIQLLKNCSFVVQVDAIDDPREHTLYKDLATNPSWPKYVMLKAIYGPEILSQKLMVDLEIDLEPIFGSLDIKDLTSTYLQGHVAKRKREEESETEDNEEIPSRIVKKQSPEIMPSEQTPVTTTQTQPSRSSAQNIATPTLSPTVSPSSSRAARRITMGEALSNQDALLKRRCDALEASVADLRRKVDASHMNVIVLLTTILERVGRLDEGIDAIRRELGL, encoded by the coding sequence ATGACCAAGGCCGACCAAGAAATCTACATTCAACTGCTGAAGAACTGTTCTTTCGTTGTCCAGGTGGATGCCATCGACGATCCCAGAGAGCATACGCTGTACAAGGACTTGGCAACCAACCCCTCTTGGCCCAAGTACGTGATGCTGAAGGCCATCTACGGCCCAGAGATCCTCAGCCAGAAACTCATGGTCGACCTTGAGATAGATCTTGAACCTATCTTTGGTTCTCTCGATATCAAAGACCTCACCTCGACATACCTTCAGGGACACGTCGCAAAACGCAAGCGAGAGGAGGAATCCGAGACTGAAGACAATGAAGAGATTCCCAGCCGTATTGTCAAGAAGCAATCACCGGAAATCATGCCTTCCGAGCAGACTCCCGTCACTACGACTCAAACTCAGCCCTCTCGGTCCAGTGCTCAGAACATCGCGACTCCCACTCTCAGCCCCACAgtctctccatcatcctccAGAGCGGCACGTCGCATCACTATGGGAGAAGCTCTCAGCAATCAGGATGCACTTCTCAAAaggcgatgcgatgcgctCGAAGCTTCCGTGGCAGATCTTCGGCGAAAGGTCGACGCGAGTCACATGAATGTGATCGTGCTACTAACTACTATCTTGGAGAGAGTTGGACGATTGGACGAAGGAATCGATGCCATTAGACGCGAACTGGGTTTGTGA
- a CDS encoding uncharacterized protein (EggNog:ENOG41), giving the protein MGYKDNYKPLGAITTVDEGDDRYIARINEEFEVGDGDRIRLNVFLPRSGGPRFPVLMTATPYGKDVPYIHNEVYKQSARDIPEIMKSKHLCWEAPAPSWWCPHGYAVVIMDHRGSGASSGKSRRFSTQDWDDYAMAIEWAADQPWSTGKVGLTGISYLGLNQWPTAARQPRGLTCMVPWEGMGDYYREGSRHGGMHHGFIDGWYHRQIKRNHYGSQNRSDGCWGPTSPEGELCDSELDELHQDLPKLLLENEWIDDEWYKDRMFGEDYSRIQIPLLSAGNWGGTGLHLRGNVLGYMRASSQYKFLRIHTGRHDLPYYLEPYITYQKSFYDCFLKGDDYDGWKTGKQAPVAFAVRRGTQTPGSIQGELEYKYRDEKEWPLARTKYEKYHLTADNMLSREKPSVAATFSYQAPAGEGIRFSTPVAEEEYEVTGHGHVRLAASLTDNEGEADPDLDVHVALRKINAQGNESLYSSSMGTPTPVVFGWLRASHRTIDPNPYPDSFHLPVPVPSHKKSDKKEVINGQVYDLQIELWPTNVVVEKGERLVLEISPKDPAGADPFACHDPIDRDERKLRGTNNVHIGEGYESYVVLPIV; this is encoded by the exons ATGGGCTACAAGGACAACTATAAGCCTCTCGGGGCTATCACCACTGTTGACGAAGGCGATGACCGCTACATTGCCCGTATCAACGAGGAGTTCGAGGTTGGCGACGGCGACCGCATACGCCTAAATGTCTTTCTCCCTCGCTCAGGGGGACCAAGATTCCCTGTTCTCATGACCGCAACTCCCTACGGAAAAGATGT GCCTTATATTCACAATGAAGTGTATAAGCAATCTGCAAGAGATATTCCCGAGATTATGAAGAGCAAGCATTTGTGCTGGGAGGCGCCTGCGCCGAGTTGGTGGTGCCCTCACGGCTACGCAGTTGTTATTATGGACCATCGAGGTTCAGGGGCCTCCAGTGGCAAGTCCCGGCGGTTCAGCACCCAAGATTGGGATG ATTACGCCATGGCCATCGAGTGGGCTGCAGACCAGCCATGGTCAACTGGCAAAGTCGGCTTAACAGGAATATCCTACTTGGGCCTTAATCAG tggccaacagcagcacgccAACCACGAGGACTCACATGCATGGTGCCTTGGGAGGGCATGGGTGACTATTATCGCGAGGGAAGCCGCCATGGTGGCATGCATCATGGT TTTATCGATGGCTGGTATCACAGGCAGATTAAGCGAAACCACTATGGCAGCCAGAACCGGTCGGATGGTTGCTGGGGCCCAACGTCACCCGAGGGCGAGCTCTGCGACTCCGAGCTGGATGAATTGCACCAAGACCTTCCCAAACTCTTGCTTGAAAATGAATGGATCGATGATGAATGGTACAAAGACCGTATGTTTGGCGAAGACTACTCTAGAATTCAGATTCCACTGCTCAGTGCAGGCAATTGG GGTGGAACTGGTCTGCATCTACGAGGCAATGTCTTGGGCTATATGCGGGCGAGTTCTCAGTATAAATTCCTGCGTATACACACTGGGCGCCACGACTTGCCTTACTACCTTGAACCATATATTACGTATCAAAAGTCATTCTACGACTGCTTCCTCAAGGGCGACGACTACGACGGCTGGAAGACTGGTAAACAGGCTCCCGTCGCGTTTGCGGTTCGCCGCGGGACTCAAACACCAGGGAGTATACAAGGTGAATTGGAATACAAGTACCGTGATGAGAAGGAGTGGCCGCTCGCCCGCACCAAGTATGAAAAATATCATCTTACTGCTGACAACATGCTATCAAGGGAGAAGCCCTCCGTTGCCGCTACCTTCTCTTACCAGGCGCCAGC TGGAGAAGGCATTCGGTTCAGCACGCCagtggctgaagaggagTACGAAGTAACAGGTCATGGACATGTCCGTCTTGCTGCCTCCTTAACCGACAATGAGGGCGAAGCCGATCCAGATCTCGACGTTCACGTTGCTCTTCGAAAAATTAACGCACAAGGGAACGAGTCCTTGTACAGCTCGAGCATGGGAACTCCTACACCTGTAGTGTTTGGCTGGCTCCGCGCCTCCCATCGCACCATCGACCCGAATCCATACCCTGATAGCTTCCACCTTCCAGTACCGGTACCAAGTCACAAAAAGTCCGACAAGAAAGAGGTGATAAATGGTCAAGTATACGATCTGCAGATTGAGCTTTGGCCCACAAACGTGGTTGTAGAAAAAGGCGAACGTTTGGTGCTTGAGATCTCGCCCAAGGACCCCGCAGGCGCGGATCCCTTTGCTTGCCACGACCCAATTGACAG GGACGAGAGAAAGCTGCGCGGAACGAATAATGTCCATATCGGCGAGGGCTACGAAAGCTATGTCGTCTTGCCAATTGTTTAG
- a CDS encoding uncharacterized protein (EggNog:ENOG41) yields the protein MAGHVCSECGAAFRRAEHLLRHRTRHLGQRPFSCPHCRRAFSRKDTLQRHLPLHEGSHRDRQQSRAKRVKRACRECSRSKLRCDGHQPCSRCLSRNQLCSYRHPQSSQSSNDDPRYMSTAIDRSLKSGHSDAELQEPRPTTHGAGDSGSSPGMSTRSDGLPTPVVPTAVAGEQLLSIPSGYGAAPECSETPQHTNALHPGFDFASLAFGLQSSDPYPLDLAAQDPSFWDSFLDLGSLHQCPNAGFPQAMIPEISSPSQAGALISASDSGQHLPESRAPVPSFLAARASPEPNLGQAMRFDDYIHNAWKYQSARIGKGQATPLIMGAFDPILSSREKDAIWCAEDLAHVGPLPKQKYDQIVANFEALNGTAKVGYKQFSTGAFPSITACNAFMQLFFEEFDPLFPFIHKPSFDPCYEHWLVLLALVTIGCRYSRVPAAADCVVVFQEFLRRAFHVAIEEDYGATREPWLAQAGLLNQIGMQFSGDLRLTESAQSIRSLIASVCRKVNCFNEIGRRIDGIDPEQSCTEAWKLWSRKESMCRLAYSVWLLDSQNALFFDLPPIIPTDLLRLKLPGPEELWRAPTAAAWLEVLRKQGECGAERPLSIRQELNNLYRTKTYPQNLGDFSTLLLVLGIFRTALRYRHCLEDGFWSPPGFTANDLQPDDTLDMAQETSFPGNSRAMEYLRILCSGIEELPRLSSLKSAILIHYHSIGILLGISLGELFCYCGYRVSSDDILDCQKRLRIWVRQRGGEARQVALHAGKLYRCIRHSNMHAYFEGHAMTVSCQALWIYGEISGVPAQQDVERVLDQDEIGVPATFRLDQKNSQHDEQTWLKHGARMRPYLAGVGCIIGPDGAARLIQEVARVLCAASAWGRCQAMGKGLQLLHRIRSAAAS from the exons atggcTGGCCATGTCTGCAGCGAATGCGGCGCGGCCTTTCGCCGAGCCGAGCACCTCTTGAGGCACAGGACGCGGCATCTGGGCCAGCGGCCCTTCTCCTGCCCCCACTGCCGGCGCGCATTCTCGCGCAA AGACACCCTGCAGCGGCATCTCCCACTGCATGAGGGGAGCCATCGAGACCGCCAGCAGAGCAGGGCAAAGCGGGTAAAGCGGGCATGCCGCGAGTGCTCGCGATCCAAGCTGCGCTGCGATGGCCACCAACCATGTAGCCGATGCCTCTCCAGGAACCAGCTGTGCTCGTACCGGCATCCACAGTCTTCCCAG TCATCCAACGATGACCCTCGATATATGAGCACGGCCATCGATCGCTCGCTCAAGAGTGGCCACTCGGATGCCGAGCTGCAGGAGCCACGGCCAACGACACATGGTGCAGGCGATTCGGGCAGTTCCCCGGGCATGTCGACACGCTCTGATGGCCTTCCCACTCCGGTTGTCCCCACGGCTGTGGCCGGCGAGCAGTTGCTTTCCATCCCGTCCGGGTATGGGGCTGCGCCGGAATGCTCAGAGACACCGCAGCACACAAATGCCCTGCATCCTGGCTTCGATTTTGCCTCTCTGGCCTTTGGGCTCCAGTCTTCTGATCCCTACCCGCTCGACTTGGCTGCACAGGATCCGTCTTTCTGGGACAGCTTTCTGGATCTCGGCTCTCTCCATCAGTGCCCAAATGCCGGCTTTCCACAGGCAATGATTCCAGAGATATCCTCCCCTTCGCAAGCAGGTGCTTTAATTTCTGCATCGGACTCAGGCCAACATCTACCGGAGTCTCGCGCACCTGTTCCGAGTTTCCTCGCTGCGAGAGCTAGCCCCGAGCCAAACTTGGGCCAAGCAATGCGGTTCGACGACTACATACATAATGCATGGAAATATCAAAGTGCGAGGATCGGCAAGGGCCAGGCCACCCCTCTCATCATGGGAGCCTTTGACCCTATTCTATCCTCGAGGGAAAAGGACGCCATATGGTGCGCCGAGGACCTGGCCCACGTAGGCCCTCTCCCCAAACAAAAGTACGATCAAATCGTAGCAAATTTCGAAGCCTTAAACGGCACGGCCAAAGTTGGGTACAAGCAGTTCTCGACCGGTGCTTTCCCCTCGATTACCGCTTGCAACGCGTTTATgcagctcttcttcgaggAATTCGAcccccttttccccttcaTCCACAAACCGAGCTTTGACCCTTGCTACGAGCATTGGCTAGTACTCCTTGCTTTGGTGACGATCGGATGTCGCTACTCGCGGGTCCCTGCTGCGGCTGATTGCGTGGTAGTTTTCCAGGAATTTCTTCGCCGGGCCTTTCATGTCGCT ATTGAAGAGGACTATGGCGCAACGCGTGAGCCGTGGTTAGCACAGGCTGGCTTACTGAACCAGATTGGTATGCAATTCTCGGGCGACCTCAGGCTCACTGAGTCCGCCCAGTCAATTCGGAGTCTCATCGCATCAGTGTGCCGAAAAGTCAACTGTTTCAACGAAATAGGACGGCGTATTGATGGAATAGACCCAGAGCAGTCATGTACAGAGGCATGGAAATTGTGGAGTCGTAAAGAGAGCATGTGCCGGCTGGCATATTCAGTCTGG CTCCTCGACAGCCAAAATGCGTTGTTTTTCGACCTGCCACCAATCATCCCGACAGATCTTCTTCGGCTTAAACTTCCAGGTCCGGAGGAGCTGTGGCGGGCTCCTACCGCAGCTGCGTGGCTTGAAGTCCTCCGGAAGCAAGGCGAATGCG GAGCAGAACGGCCCCTGAGCATCCGACAGGAGTTGAACAACTTGTACAGAACCAAGACCTACCCGCAAAATCTCGGTGATTTCTCCACCCTGCTGCTTGTCTTGGGCATCTTCAGAACTGCGCTGCGGTATCGTCACTGCCTGGAAGATGGATTCTGGTCACCGCCTGGTTTTACTGCAAATGATCTGCAACCTGATGACACCTTAGATATGGCACAAGAAACTTCCTTTCCAGGCAATAGCAGGGCCATGGAATACCTGCGTATCTTGTGTTCGGGTATTGAGGAGCTGCCCAGGCTGTCTTCGCTCAAGTCTGCGATCCTAATACACTATCACTCGATTGGTATCCTTCTCGGTATATCCTTAGGCGAGCTTTTTTGCTACTGCGGGTACCGCGTATCGAGTGACGATATTCTCGACTGCCAAAAACGTCTCCGGATTTGGGTACGACAACGCGGTGGAGAGGCTCGTCAGGTCGCCTTACACGCGGGCAAGCTGTACCGCTGCATTCGTCATTCCAACATGCATGCGTATTTTGAGGGCCACGCGATGACAGTCTCTTGCCAGGCCCTTTGGATTTATGGAGAGATTTCCGGTGTGCCTGCACAGCAGGACGTTGAGCGAGTGCTTGATCAAGACGAAATAGGCGTGCCAGCAACATTTCGCCTAGACCAGAAGAACAGCCAGCATGACGAGCAGACCTGGCTGAAACACGGCGCCCGGATGCGCCCCTATCTAGCGGGTGTGGGCTGTATCATCGGCCCGGACGGTGCGGCACGGCTTATCCAGGAGGTTGCCCGGGTGCTGTGCGCCGCTTCTGCCTGGGGACGTTGTCAAGCCATGGGAAAGGGGCTGCAGTTGCTCCATCGGATTCGGTCGGCGGCCGCCTCCTGA